The following are encoded together in the Erwinia sp. E602 genome:
- a CDS encoding D-alanyl-D-alanine carboxypeptidase family protein, translating into MTDEIASLFPSGEFTAFDFTRPEYAEPPLAGSPLTGLHSLCGKVTLSNALCCDVQLLESDGAVALAGKSAGGQGLTGSAPLVSQPDSLLSFSYRYLDPATMQRVIWQQATGAVARLQIVQNGAFNGVALAHLPTLLGVFIAGASGGKGAGGMPQPVAVSPGVWHRVQLVLSAQPDASRLIVDGREIDTFTLSAIPATPFTLFGTVGRQVPSSPLLLGRIVATSPLPAEPVIAKIQAWLAAGYKPGGASSPAGWPEKYNPRTLHPVSQVSVTTSQARVAAIINHDGSINPEKVLIADGENAIHPLASLTKIMTAIVLLDGQPEYSEKLTRLSCDPATGSGANLAEGDTLCLRDAVYNLMLPSSNVTANMIARIYGGKLLTAEGQSDFSVPQAVSRWMAQMNSRAQALGMHSARFTTPSGLGRNSASALDVLKMVAAATQYPLIMQSWRTQTHAIKVSGNAPRREYIINTNDLLFSDPTVIGGKTGTLTPLFNLFCLAQMPDHQRLVVIALAASAKQDRATDCAAMLAAIKAQYD; encoded by the coding sequence ATGACAGACGAAATCGCCAGCCTGTTCCCGTCAGGGGAGTTTACGGCATTTGATTTTACCCGGCCGGAGTATGCCGAGCCTCCGTTAGCCGGGTCTCCCCTTACCGGACTCCACAGCCTGTGTGGCAAGGTTACCCTCAGCAATGCCTTATGCTGCGATGTGCAGTTGCTGGAAAGCGACGGCGCTGTCGCGCTGGCGGGAAAAAGCGCCGGGGGGCAAGGGCTGACCGGATCGGCTCCGCTGGTGTCGCAACCCGACTCCCTGCTCAGCTTCAGCTATCGCTACCTTGATCCGGCCACGATGCAGCGTGTTATCTGGCAGCAGGCTACCGGGGCCGTCGCTCGCCTGCAAATCGTGCAGAACGGTGCCTTCAACGGTGTCGCACTGGCCCACCTCCCGACGCTGCTTGGCGTGTTTATTGCCGGTGCTTCAGGGGGAAAAGGGGCAGGGGGGATGCCGCAACCGGTGGCGGTATCGCCCGGCGTCTGGCACCGGGTCCAGCTGGTTCTCAGCGCGCAGCCTGATGCCTCACGGTTGATCGTCGATGGCAGAGAGATCGATACGTTTACGCTTAGCGCAATCCCTGCCACGCCTTTTACCCTGTTTGGCACCGTTGGCCGCCAGGTGCCGTCCAGCCCGCTGCTGTTAGGGCGGATAGTGGCGACCAGCCCGCTACCGGCAGAGCCGGTTATAGCGAAGATTCAGGCCTGGCTCGCGGCGGGGTATAAACCGGGTGGCGCTTCTTCGCCGGCTGGCTGGCCCGAAAAATACAATCCGCGTACGCTTCACCCGGTCAGTCAGGTATCGGTGACCACCTCACAGGCGCGTGTTGCCGCGATAATTAACCATGACGGCAGCATAAATCCGGAAAAGGTATTAATCGCTGATGGCGAAAACGCGATTCACCCGCTGGCTTCGCTGACTAAAATCATGACGGCCATCGTGTTACTTGACGGCCAGCCGGAATATAGCGAGAAACTTACCCGGCTTTCCTGCGATCCCGCCACCGGATCGGGCGCTAACCTGGCCGAAGGGGATACGCTCTGCCTGCGGGATGCGGTTTACAACCTGATGTTGCCCTCGTCCAACGTGACGGCGAATATGATTGCGCGGATTTATGGCGGCAAACTGCTGACGGCAGAAGGGCAGAGCGATTTCAGCGTCCCGCAGGCGGTCAGCCGCTGGATGGCACAGATGAACAGCAGGGCGCAGGCGCTGGGGATGCACTCGGCGCGTTTTACCACGCCCTCCGGGCTGGGGAGAAACAGCGCCAGCGCGCTTGATGTTCTGAAAATGGTCGCGGCGGCAACGCAATATCCTCTGATTATGCAGAGCTGGCGAACCCAGACTCACGCTATTAAGGTCTCGGGGAACGCGCCGCGGCGGGAATACATTATTAACACCAACGATCTGCTGTTTTCAGACCCGACGGTGATCGGCGGCAAAACCGGCACGCTGACCCCCCTGTTTAACCTGTTCTGTCTGGCGCAAATGCCGGACCATCAGCGATTAGTGGTCATCGCGCTGGCGGCCAGCGCGAAACAGGACCGGGCAACTGACTGTGCAGCGATGCTGGCAGCGATAAAGGCGCAGTACGACTAA
- a CDS encoding nuclear transport factor 2 family protein, whose translation MSVESPVQAQFEAYNAHDIEAFMDCFSAEFKGYRMPTETPSTTGKESLREFYVKNRFNNQNLRAELISRIILGNMVFDHELIHGLSPEPLESMAVFEVKNNLIATAWFYFP comes from the coding sequence ATGTCAGTAGAGTCACCCGTTCAGGCACAGTTTGAAGCCTATAATGCTCATGACATTGAAGCATTTATGGACTGTTTCTCAGCTGAGTTTAAGGGATACCGGATGCCAACTGAGACACCTTCAACCACAGGGAAGGAATCATTACGGGAATTTTACGTTAAAAATCGCTTCAACAATCAGAACCTTAGAGCGGAGCTTATTTCCAGAATCATACTGGGCAATATGGTTTTCGATCACGAATTGATTCACGGCCTGTCTCCAGAGCCGTTGGAAAGCATGGCGGTATTCGAGGTTAAAAATAACCTCATTGCAACAGCGTGGTTTTACTTCCCGTAG
- a CDS encoding type II toxin-antitoxin system HipA family toxin codes for MKSLTAVRQQVQVCIGKTGTPVGQMVYVRQGRRENSTFAYDQEWLVNPEGFNVSADLGFIYGYQPHRAASAHDSVFHFALADTAPDAWGRRVIARDHAKRRKENATLAPLTEVDYLLAVDDFSRVGALRLRDQNGHYCRTAGEGRRSTPPIVELQRIYQASQAVEQGRESNEDLRYLQGKGTSLGGMRPKSTIIDEDGALAIGKFPSTGDTRSVTRGEVLALRLAKRAGINAAMARIVDLGGVPVAVIRRFDRDAVDGRIPYQSAASLLQASREEERSYTEIADMIRSVGYSPTADLQQLWRRLVFNLLITNVDDHLQNHGFLHVEKGLWRLSPAFDINPFPDKEQESKTWLSEEDGPVTDIDMLLARSAYFSLSRRDALNVLAEVVKAVEQWRQIALSPDVGLRPDELDDFVLAFEHQQLSLARQLIARAAP; via the coding sequence ATGAAATCTTTGACCGCAGTGCGTCAGCAGGTTCAGGTCTGCATCGGCAAGACCGGCACCCCAGTCGGTCAAATGGTCTATGTACGGCAGGGTCGCCGTGAAAACAGTACGTTTGCCTATGATCAGGAATGGCTGGTCAATCCTGAAGGATTTAATGTGTCTGCCGACCTTGGGTTTATTTACGGTTATCAGCCGCACAGGGCGGCATCAGCCCATGACTCAGTTTTTCACTTTGCCCTTGCGGATACCGCACCTGATGCCTGGGGACGGCGGGTGATCGCCCGCGATCATGCTAAACGGCGTAAAGAGAATGCAACGCTTGCACCGCTAACCGAGGTGGATTATCTGCTGGCGGTTGATGATTTTAGCCGGGTCGGTGCGTTACGCCTGCGGGATCAGAACGGCCATTACTGCAGAACGGCCGGTGAAGGCCGGCGCAGTACGCCGCCGATCGTAGAGCTGCAGCGTATCTATCAGGCCAGCCAGGCGGTAGAGCAGGGGCGTGAGAGCAATGAAGATCTGCGTTATCTGCAGGGCAAAGGCACTTCTCTGGGCGGTATGCGGCCTAAAAGTACCATCATCGACGAAGATGGCGCCTTGGCGATCGGTAAATTTCCCAGCACTGGCGATACGCGCAGCGTTACACGTGGAGAGGTGCTGGCTCTGCGTCTGGCCAAGCGCGCCGGGATAAATGCGGCGATGGCTCGTATTGTCGATCTGGGCGGTGTGCCTGTTGCGGTGATCCGCCGTTTCGATCGTGACGCGGTTGACGGACGCATCCCCTATCAGTCAGCCGCCTCCCTGCTGCAGGCTTCTCGCGAAGAGGAGCGCAGCTATACCGAAATTGCCGATATGATCCGTTCAGTGGGCTATTCGCCTACCGCCGATCTCCAGCAACTGTGGCGTCGGTTGGTATTTAATCTCTTAATCACCAATGTGGACGATCACTTACAGAATCATGGTTTTCTACATGTAGAAAAAGGGCTCTGGCGGCTGTCACCGGCCTTCGATATTAATCCATTTCCGGACAAGGAGCAGGAGTCGAAAACCTGGTTGTCAGAGGAAGATGGTCCTGTAACCGACATTGATATGTTACTGGCTCGAAGCGCTTATTTTTCATTGAGCAGAAGAGATGCACTTAACGTGCTAGCTGAAGTGGTTAAGGCTGTAGAGCAGTGGCGGCAGATTGCTCTAAGCCCCGATGTCGGCTTACGGCCTGATGAGCTGGACGATTTTGTACTCGCCTTCGAACATCAACAGCTGTCGCTGGCGAGGCAGCTTATCGCGCGGGCAGCACCCTGA
- a CDS encoding helix-turn-helix domain-containing protein codes for MKTEKNAKHSDGNDKVTSPLPLPVERAIIKLGHDISLARRRRRISQASLAERMGASLSTVRRMEKGDVRVPIHFIARALHVFGEIQSLAELLDTARDDIGLTLMDQQLPKRVRNKTPGTGAL; via the coding sequence ATGAAAACAGAAAAAAACGCTAAGCACTCTGATGGGAATGATAAAGTAACCTCACCGTTGCCACTGCCCGTTGAGCGAGCCATAATCAAGCTTGGTCACGATATTTCGCTGGCGCGCAGGCGTCGGCGGATTTCGCAGGCTTCGCTTGCCGAGCGGATGGGTGCGTCACTGTCCACCGTCCGGCGGATGGAAAAAGGTGATGTACGGGTGCCGATCCACTTCATTGCCCGCGCTCTTCACGTGTTTGGCGAGATACAGTCGTTGGCTGAACTACTGGATACAGCACGCGACGATATTGGCCTGACCTTGATGGACCAACAGTTGCCCAAAAGGGTTCGTAACAAAACACCAGGGACGGGAGCATTATGA
- a CDS encoding tyrosine-type recombinase/integrase — protein MTVRKLSSGKWLCECYPYGASGRRERKQFATKGEALSYERRLVGRANEAGVTGSTQTLSELVSRWYEMHGKSLTSGSERKAKLDAICQRLNDPLVDTFDKNMFAVYRERRLRGDWNPKGKKQLKEATVNREYSYLHAVFNELKRMGEWARENPLDGIRQFREGDQELAFLYEDEIKRLLSSCDESANPDLGAVVRICLATGARWSEAQDLRQSQVMPGRVTFTQTKSKKNRTIPISKKVQELLPKKRGNLFSPCYEAFASALKRAGIELPAGQRTHVLRHTFASHFMMRGGNILVLQQILGHSTITMTMRYAHFAPEHLEAAVNLNPFDSLATAPDRAAEEA, from the coding sequence ATGACGGTCAGAAAGCTCTCGTCAGGTAAATGGCTTTGCGAATGTTACCCATATGGGGCATCAGGTCGCCGTGAGCGTAAGCAATTTGCAACTAAGGGTGAGGCGCTCTCGTATGAGCGTCGCCTTGTTGGTCGTGCCAATGAAGCAGGTGTAACGGGCAGCACGCAAACACTGTCAGAGCTGGTTTCGCGTTGGTATGAAATGCACGGAAAATCACTGACATCAGGTTCAGAAAGAAAAGCCAAGCTGGACGCCATTTGCCAGCGGCTGAACGATCCGCTCGTTGATACCTTCGACAAAAATATGTTCGCCGTTTACCGTGAAAGGCGACTCCGCGGTGACTGGAACCCCAAAGGTAAAAAACAGCTCAAGGAGGCCACAGTAAACCGTGAGTATTCGTATCTGCACGCTGTCTTCAATGAACTGAAACGAATGGGGGAGTGGGCGAGAGAAAACCCGCTTGATGGTATCCGGCAGTTCCGTGAAGGTGATCAGGAACTGGCATTTTTATACGAAGATGAGATTAAGCGTCTGCTTTCTTCATGTGATGAGTCTGCGAATCCAGATCTCGGGGCGGTTGTGCGTATTTGCCTGGCAACAGGTGCGCGCTGGAGTGAGGCACAGGATCTGCGGCAGTCACAGGTAATGCCTGGCCGGGTTACCTTCACTCAGACGAAAAGCAAAAAGAACCGCACCATACCCATATCTAAAAAGGTGCAGGAACTTTTGCCCAAAAAGCGAGGCAACCTCTTTTCACCTTGTTATGAGGCTTTCGCATCCGCCCTGAAACGAGCTGGTATAGAGCTGCCAGCAGGCCAGCGCACTCATGTCTTGCGCCATACATTTGCCAGCCACTTTATGATGCGCGGTGGCAACATTCTGGTACTGCAGCAGATCCTGGGGCACAGCACGATTACCATGACAATGAGGTATGCGCACTTTGCGCCAGAGCACCTGGAAGCAGCGGTCAACCTCAACCCATTCGACAGCCTGGCTACTGCACCAGATCGGGCAGCAGAAGAGGCTTAA
- a CDS encoding helix-turn-helix domain-containing protein, which yields MKVDIGIRLREERERLGFSQVAMGDLGGVRKQTQLKYEKGDNSPDATYLAMLSKFGLDVLYVVTGIRSAEGLKTDEQELLGCYRVAPLAVKAAALAALTAGSSVTESRAINVSGGSGNRIAGRDYNENKS from the coding sequence ATGAAAGTAGATATCGGAATTCGATTGAGAGAGGAACGTGAGCGTTTGGGATTCAGTCAGGTTGCTATGGGTGACTTGGGTGGCGTCAGAAAACAAACCCAGCTCAAGTACGAGAAAGGCGACAACAGTCCTGATGCGACATACTTAGCCATGTTGTCAAAATTTGGCTTAGATGTTCTGTACGTAGTTACAGGTATCCGTTCTGCAGAGGGGTTAAAAACTGATGAGCAGGAGCTTTTAGGCTGCTATCGAGTAGCACCCCTCGCCGTCAAAGCTGCGGCATTAGCAGCGCTTACCGCTGGAAGTTCGGTCACTGAATCAAGAGCAATCAATGTTTCCGGGGGGAGCGGTAACCGGATTGCTGGCAGGGACTATAACGAAAATAAGTCGTAA
- a CDS encoding DNA-binding protein — MSNVIINMTMSTPYVSLKCYAEMVQIPLRTCERMVRDGRIIIRPKIRAKDKVEVNLVAMLKDAIANS, encoded by the coding sequence ATGAGCAACGTGATTATTAACATGACCATGTCGACCCCTTATGTTTCTCTGAAATGTTATGCCGAAATGGTGCAAATCCCTTTGCGTACCTGCGAACGCATGGTGCGTGACGGCAGAATCATCATTCGTCCCAAGATCAGGGCAAAAGACAAGGTGGAAGTAAACCTCGTCGCAATGCTCAAAGATGCCATAGCTAATAGCTAG
- a CDS encoding DUF4761 family protein, which yields MNNRQRALVQLSKHTFVYRGFTIHKCPRNSKTELTSYQLLSDGNYFGRDFALAEAMCTVDKMIGDGKNETGLHYSR from the coding sequence ATGAATAACCGCCAACGAGCACTGGTTCAGCTTTCAAAACACACTTTTGTTTATCGCGGATTCACAATTCACAAGTGCCCGCGAAATAGTAAGACAGAATTAACCTCTTACCAGCTATTGAGTGATGGTAATTACTTTGGCCGTGATTTCGCTTTGGCCGAAGCGATGTGTACCGTAGATAAAATGATCGGGGATGGAAAAAATGAAACAGGTTTACACTATTCTCGCTAA
- a CDS encoding DUF2732 family protein, with amino-acid sequence MRNIERRSIKTGADDAGINTLLADTRLDERRCRAVTHSARLDSLAAHIYSRQLGYVEAAELLRQEAENMNNQAQELS; translated from the coding sequence GTGCGAAATATCGAAAGACGCAGTATCAAAACAGGCGCTGATGACGCCGGGATCAATACCCTGCTGGCCGACACAAGACTTGACGAGCGGCGCTGTCGCGCTGTCACGCATTCAGCCCGGCTGGATAGCCTCGCCGCGCATATTTACTCCCGCCAGTTGGGTTACGTAGAAGCTGCCGAGCTACTCCGGCAGGAAGCGGAAAACATGAATAACCAGGCTCAGGAGCTTAGCTAA
- a CDS encoding TraR/DksA C4-type zinc finger protein has product MADVIDIAQEHAAVTLERYIMAARQKTSKASSLHCESCGLEISQTRRAALPGVSTCYHCQTLIERRAIHFKGGAA; this is encoded by the coding sequence ATGGCTGACGTAATCGACATCGCGCAAGAACATGCAGCTGTCACCCTTGAGCGCTACATCATGGCTGCCAGACAAAAAACGAGTAAAGCCAGTTCATTGCACTGTGAATCTTGCGGGTTAGAAATATCTCAAACCCGCCGCGCTGCACTTCCTGGCGTTTCAACCTGCTATCACTGCCAGACGCTGATCGAGCGTCGCGCAATCCACTTCAAAGGCGGTGCCGCATGA
- a CDS encoding Dam family site-specific DNA-(adenine-N6)-methyltransferase: MIVKTPLKWVGSKSKVMTELLKHLPVGQRLVEPFGGSCAVMMATDYPAYLVADINCDLINMYQQIQQHENAFTALAAKLFAQHASEDGYYKMRAEFNNEPWMPLLYRAAVFLYLNRHGYRGVCRYNQRGGFNVPYEKTARPIFPADEIRAFAVKAARAQFLCVDFTETLQLVKPGDVIYSDSPYDGTFSQYHTEGFNRPEQEELAVRLNGLAAMGYPVVVSNSDTDFIRKAYSTFELNHITTSRSVAAAAGDSKKGKEIIAVSGPKAGAELVTERHEMIDKYTKKYTEKNK, from the coding sequence ATGATCGTTAAAACCCCTCTTAAATGGGTAGGCAGCAAGTCAAAAGTGATGACCGAACTGCTCAAACACCTTCCCGTCGGCCAGCGCCTCGTTGAGCCGTTTGGCGGCTCATGCGCTGTCATGATGGCTACAGATTATCCGGCTTATCTCGTAGCTGATATCAACTGCGACCTGATCAACATGTACCAGCAGATTCAGCAGCATGAGAACGCGTTTACCGCGCTGGCCGCGAAACTGTTCGCGCAGCATGCCAGCGAGGACGGTTACTACAAGATGCGTGCCGAGTTTAACAACGAGCCGTGGATGCCCCTGCTTTATCGCGCCGCTGTATTTTTGTATCTGAACCGCCACGGGTACCGCGGGGTATGTCGTTATAACCAGCGCGGCGGATTTAACGTGCCTTACGAGAAAACCGCTAGGCCAATCTTTCCCGCTGACGAGATTCGTGCCTTTGCAGTCAAAGCTGCTCGGGCGCAATTCCTCTGCGTGGATTTCACCGAGACCCTGCAGCTGGTGAAACCGGGTGATGTGATCTACAGCGATTCGCCATATGACGGCACTTTCAGTCAGTACCACACGGAAGGTTTTAACCGTCCTGAGCAGGAGGAGTTGGCAGTCCGACTCAATGGACTGGCCGCGATGGGGTATCCGGTAGTTGTTTCCAACAGCGATACCGACTTTATCCGCAAGGCATATTCCACCTTTGAACTGAATCACATAACCACATCGCGTAGCGTTGCTGCTGCTGCCGGTGACAGCAAAAAGGGGAAGGAGATAATCGCAGTATCGGGGCCAAAAGCCGGAGCGGAACTTGTTACTGAAAGGCATGAAATGATTGATAAATACACAAAAAAGTATACCGAAAAAAACAAATAG
- a CDS encoding DUF6602 domain-containing protein encodes MASKMLEQKLKSVLAMLNANYEANQYSASAVKGLARSEFINNFLKSSVPQGLRISTSGEIIDSYNNQTGELDIVLENGYFPNIPTLNTDSSRLFFAEGVAAVVEVKSNLQGQWNEAVDTGRKLQSIRREFGSTSVSAHGVSNLMILDVTVNDPTLPKIPMPPEMMMLKKTPYFVVGYKGWNTNKTLLEKLRENEDVITGVLQLDRGVFYTNDSFSGISATGPLCLLGFLHAIYQSYSFIKSTNANLLNYGMSRQV; translated from the coding sequence ATGGCTAGTAAAATGCTTGAGCAGAAATTGAAATCAGTATTGGCTATGTTGAATGCTAACTACGAAGCGAATCAGTATTCGGCGTCAGCTGTGAAAGGTTTGGCAAGAAGTGAATTTATTAATAACTTCCTTAAGAGTTCTGTGCCACAAGGTCTAAGGATCAGTACATCTGGAGAAATAATCGATAGCTACAATAATCAGACTGGTGAGCTTGATATTGTTTTGGAGAATGGTTATTTTCCAAACATCCCCACTTTAAATACGGACTCTTCACGACTTTTTTTTGCAGAGGGAGTCGCAGCTGTAGTTGAAGTAAAATCAAACTTACAGGGTCAATGGAATGAAGCTGTTGATACAGGAAGAAAACTTCAATCTATAAGAAGAGAGTTTGGCAGTACTAGTGTTTCAGCTCATGGGGTTTCTAACTTGATGATACTAGATGTTACTGTTAATGACCCAACATTACCTAAAATACCTATGCCTCCCGAAATGATGATGCTTAAGAAAACCCCATATTTTGTAGTTGGATATAAAGGATGGAATACCAATAAAACATTACTTGAAAAACTTAGAGAAAATGAGGATGTTATAACGGGTGTATTGCAATTGGATAGGGGGGTTTTTTATACCAATGATAGTTTCTCAGGGATTTCAGCTACAGGGCCTTTATGTCTGTTAGGTTTTTTGCATGCTATATATCAGTCTTATTCATTTATTAAAAGCACTAATGCTAATCTTCTGAACTATGGTATGTCGCGGCAGGTTTGA
- a CDS encoding phage portal protein, with amino-acid sequence MSRRHQPRGRQQAAEQADLAASLKSAPDLSLFTFDGPWPVSNAHDLLDSMYCANNGRYYETPISWYGLARQFGHASWHQSAIIFKRNVLAGCFIPHRLLSRQAFSAFAMDWFVFGNAYLELQKNRINGPLGFKHSLAKYTRRGSDLDTYWFLQTGLADHHFETGAVCHVINPDIHQDIYGMPEYFAGLLSASLSHSADKFRKLYYDNGSHAGCIVYVNSAISDQESLDKLKQTLTDTRRGGAFKNILLHAPNGGKDSVQILPFSQISAKDEFIGVKSSTRDDILAAHRVPPQLMGAIPEGNGSFGDVEKAARVFAINELTPVMETMKHVNDWLGEEVIRFNPYALLEAQA; translated from the coding sequence ATGAGCAGACGACACCAACCCCGCGGACGACAGCAGGCCGCCGAACAGGCTGACCTGGCCGCATCCCTCAAGTCAGCGCCCGATCTGAGCCTGTTCACATTTGACGGGCCCTGGCCGGTCTCAAATGCGCATGACCTGCTGGACAGCATGTACTGTGCGAACAACGGGCGGTATTACGAGACGCCGATCAGCTGGTACGGCCTGGCCCGGCAGTTCGGCCACGCCAGCTGGCACCAGTCGGCGATTATCTTCAAACGCAACGTGCTGGCCGGCTGCTTTATCCCGCACCGGCTTCTGTCGCGTCAGGCGTTCTCCGCCTTTGCAATGGACTGGTTTGTTTTCGGAAATGCCTACCTGGAGTTGCAAAAGAACCGGATTAACGGGCCGCTGGGCTTTAAGCACTCGCTGGCGAAGTACACCCGCCGCGGCTCCGATCTCGACACCTACTGGTTTTTGCAGACCGGCCTGGCCGATCACCATTTTGAAACCGGCGCGGTGTGCCACGTCATCAATCCCGATATCCACCAGGATATTTACGGTATGCCGGAATACTTCGCCGGCCTGCTGTCAGCAAGCCTGTCGCACTCCGCCGATAAGTTCCGCAAGCTGTACTACGACAATGGCTCTCACGCGGGCTGCATCGTCTATGTGAACAGTGCAATTTCGGATCAGGAGAGTCTCGACAAGCTGAAACAGACGCTGACCGATACGCGGCGGGGCGGGGCGTTTAAAAACATCCTGCTGCATGCCCCGAACGGGGGTAAGGACTCTGTGCAGATCCTGCCGTTCAGCCAGATCTCGGCGAAGGATGAGTTTATCGGCGTGAAGTCATCAACGCGCGATGACATCCTGGCGGCACACCGTGTCCCGCCGCAGCTGATGGGCGCGATCCCGGAGGGTAACGGCTCGTTTGGTGATGTTGAAAAGGCGGCCCGGGTCTTTGCCATTAACGAGCTGACGCCGGTGATGGAAACCATGAAGCATGTAAACGACTGGCTGGGCGAAGAGGTGATCCGCTTTAACCCTTACGCGCTGCTGGAAGCGCAGGCGTAA
- a CDS encoding terminase large subunit domain-containing protein, with protein sequence MAVEEAFIMQRARQLYWQGYPPAEISRLMGINQNTIYSWKKRDEWDTTPIIQRVTTSIDARLIQLTGKDKKSGGDFKEIDLLTRQLKKLDNGTAVTQPKKKLRKKQNFFSDTQIAALRKNILDSLHWHQKGWYENHHHRNRAILKSRQVGATWYFAREALLRALSGDVKYKHQLNQIFLSASRRQAYQFRSFIRSAAEEVDVELKGGDMIQLANGAELHFLGTSAATAQSYTGNLYFDEFFWVGQFANLKKVAGAMATLKGLTRTYFSTPSAESHEAYPFWSGEAFNKGRSSKGRIEFDTTWNTLNSGLMCPDRIWRQIVTLQDAVDNGWDLTDLEEIQLENSPEEYENLYNCVFIKNGETAFDYNQLLTCGADGFDEWLDWKPYALRPIADRPVWIGYDPNGSSGKGDSGAISVNAVPLVPGGKFRTIETQRVRGMEFEAQAQMIINMLTRYNVQHIGIDGSGIGEAVYQLVKKKFPAAVCYQFSPASKRMLVLKMQQLIRAGRWEYDRGEYDLITAFSAVRKVVTPGGVITYDTDRARGVSHGDLAWATMLATINEPLGHDGSGGMTVTEY encoded by the coding sequence ATGGCGGTAGAAGAAGCGTTCATCATGCAGCGTGCGCGGCAGCTGTACTGGCAGGGGTATCCGCCGGCGGAGATCTCGCGCCTGATGGGTATCAACCAGAACACGATTTACTCATGGAAAAAGCGCGATGAGTGGGACACGACGCCCATTATCCAGCGCGTCACCACGTCGATTGACGCCCGGCTTATCCAGCTGACCGGCAAGGACAAAAAGAGCGGGGGTGACTTCAAAGAAATTGACCTGCTGACGCGCCAACTGAAAAAGCTGGATAACGGGACGGCGGTCACCCAGCCGAAAAAGAAGCTGCGGAAGAAGCAAAACTTTTTCTCAGATACGCAGATTGCCGCCCTGCGTAAAAACATCCTGGACTCGCTGCACTGGCATCAGAAGGGGTGGTATGAGAACCACCATCACCGCAACCGGGCGATCCTGAAAAGCCGACAGGTCGGCGCAACCTGGTATTTTGCCCGTGAGGCGCTGCTGCGGGCGCTCAGTGGCGACGTGAAGTACAAGCACCAGCTCAACCAGATATTTCTTTCGGCCAGCCGGCGCCAGGCGTATCAGTTCCGCAGCTTCATTCGCTCTGCGGCGGAAGAGGTGGACGTTGAGCTGAAAGGCGGCGACATGATCCAGCTGGCAAACGGGGCCGAGCTGCATTTCCTCGGCACCTCGGCGGCAACGGCGCAGTCCTACACCGGCAACCTGTATTTTGACGAATTTTTCTGGGTCGGGCAGTTCGCCAACCTGAAAAAAGTCGCCGGCGCGATGGCAACCCTCAAAGGGCTGACGCGTACCTACTTTTCCACGCCGTCAGCGGAAAGCCATGAGGCTTACCCGTTCTGGTCAGGTGAAGCGTTCAACAAGGGGCGCAGCAGCAAAGGACGCATTGAGTTTGATACAACCTGGAATACGCTGAACAGCGGGCTGATGTGCCCTGACCGGATCTGGCGGCAGATTGTCACGCTGCAGGATGCGGTTGATAACGGCTGGGATCTGACTGACCTGGAAGAGATCCAGCTCGAGAACAGCCCGGAAGAGTATGAGAATCTTTACAACTGCGTGTTCATCAAAAACGGTGAGACGGCGTTTGATTACAACCAGTTGCTGACCTGCGGCGCAGATGGCTTCGACGAATGGCTGGACTGGAAACCCTACGCTCTCCGCCCGATAGCGGATCGCCCGGTCTGGATTGGCTATGACCCGAACGGCTCCAGCGGTAAGGGCGACAGCGGGGCGATTTCGGTAAATGCGGTGCCACTGGTGCCCGGCGGCAAGTTCCGCACCATTGAAACCCAGCGGGTGCGCGGCATGGAGTTTGAGGCGCAGGCGCAGATGATTATCAACATGCTGACCCGCTATAACGTTCAGCATATCGGCATTGACGGCAGCGGCATCGGTGAGGCGGTTTACCAGCTGGTTAAGAAAAAATTCCCGGCCGCAGTCTGTTACCAGTTTTCACCGGCCAGCAAGCGGATGCTGGTACTGAAAATGCAGCAGCTGATCCGCGCCGGCCGCTGGGAGTATGACCGCGGCGAGTATGACCTTATCACCGCATTCAGTGCCGTTCGTAAAGTGGTAACGCCGGGCGGCGTGATTACCTATGACACTGACCGCGCACGTGGCGTTAGCCACGGCGACCTGGCCTGGGCAACCATGCTGGCAACCATCAACGAACCACTGGGCCATGATGGCAGCGGCGGCATGACAGTAACGGAGTATTGA